A single region of the Zygotorulaspora mrakii chromosome 4, complete sequence genome encodes:
- the NPL6 gene encoding Npl6p (similar to Saccharomyces cerevisiae NPL6 (YMR091C); ancestral locus Anc_2.471) — protein sequence MNSELEDGNESSDTGSRGASRSRKRASRASSARPQYQLDMEDVDVQRNEEDDEEYHDEDEDLGDDRQAGDDDVEEVVVPSVSRRGRPSKRRRGDITDDNKSETEDSRSGSAVPPGMFAKRPHHAFPVDSSGAPLSVINEEYDLPDDPEGETKITEDGDLLGNRQFLVRSFTVKDKGQRKYMLSTEPARAVGFRDSYLFFQYHPNLYKFILSQDQKNELIDRGVLPYSYRSRQIALVTARSVFKEFGAKIIANGRNITDDYYATRLREEGRVVEGTYVKDQSKRGSVRGSTGLEFASTNSINPAKNAVEFFVRRNQNQVSSGTGVDPSSKMTATNWLYQHAAACSRLNSDMYYDRVRVLLIERQGLRDPYTNTLHIPGSTQSSRVVARYRKPSNKQELANDHCITYETVIEDQDLTRNKTGLLDVPRELFDDIVSDDVREAILEQQTFEKAI from the coding sequence ATGAATTCCGAACTCGAGGATGGAAATGAAAGCTCAGACACTGGTAGTAGAGGCGCAAGCAGAAGCAGAAAGAGAGCCTCGAGAGCAAGTAGTGCAAGACCGCAGTACCAGTTAGATATGGAGGACGTGGATGTACAAAGAAATGAGGAGGACGATGAAGAGTATCACGATGAGGACGAGGACCTTGGTGATGATAGGCAGGCAGGGGACGATGACGTGGAGGAAGTAGTGGTACCATCAGTTTCAAGACGGGGAAGGCCCtctaaaagaagaagaggagatATCACAGACGATAATAAGTCAGAAACTGAAGACTCGAGAAGCGGATCTGCCGTGCCGCCTGGAATGTTTGCAAAAAGACCTCACCATGCTTTCCCCGTAGATTCGTCCGGAGCACCATTATCTGTTATCAATGAAGAATACGATCTCCCTGATGATCCAGAGGGAGAAACCAAAATCACTGAAGATGGCGACCTTTTAGGAAACAGACAGTTCTTAGTTCGCTCATTTACTGTGAAAGACAAGGGTCAGAGGAAGTATATGTTATCCACAGAACCTGCAAGAGCTGTGGGATTTAGAGATTCctaccttttttttcaatatcacCCAAATTTATACAAATTTATCTTATCACAGGACCAGAAGAATGAGTTAATTGATCGTGGTGTCTTGCCGTACTCCTATAGAAGTAGACAAATTGCGTTGGTTACCGCTAGAAGTGTTTTCAAGGAGTTTGGCGCCAAAATAATTGCTAACGGAAGGAATATTACAGACGACTATTATGCAACGAGGCTGAGAGAAGAAGGGCGTGTCGTGGAAGGAACATACGTCAAAGATCAATCTAAAAGGGGTAGCGTTAGAGGCTCAACCGGACTAGAATTTGCTAGCACAAACTCGATAAATCCTGCCAAGAACGCAgttgaattttttgttaggagaaatcaaaatcagGTTAGTAGTGGGACAGGTGTAGATCCCTCAAGCAAAATGACAGCTACAAATTGGCTTTATCAACATGCGGCGGCATGCAGCAGGTTGAACAGCGATATGTATTATGACAGGGTACGCGTTTTATTAATAGAGCGACAAGGACTCAGAGATCCGTATACTAATACGTTACATATACCAGGTTCTACACAATCCTCCAGGGTCGTAGCACGGTATAGAAAACCATCGAACAAGCAAGAATTGGCAAATGACCATTGTATAACATACGAGACGGTGATAGAGGATCAAGATTTGACTAGAAATAAAACCGGTTTGCTAGATGTTCCGAGAGAGCTCTTTGACGATATTGTAAGCGACGATGTGAGAGAAGCCATATTAGAGCAACagacttttgaaaaggcGATTTAA
- the YTA12 gene encoding m-AAA protease subunit YTA12 (similar to Saccharomyces cerevisiae YTA12 (YMR089C); ancestral locus Anc_2.472): MLGISRPYARIIARKWVHSRAGRALVTSHISPLTYNRQIHTYSPLLLKQNDHDNDSRDKGSRDNDQKKKDADASSEDLEAIEKEVMRFLKEAKKGTNEDLERQKKNLDEKIKRLQGTVARQQARLDKDDKLVGESKSGATNKNEDPFNFHSRQAEEMHKRINDQKKKESEDLKKSLNDPNASMSNNIGFVQVGLISLLLSFLLNVFAEAEEQREITWQEFRAKLLAKGYVSKLIVVNKSFVKVLLNDTGKNQPENNGHDYYFFTIGTVESFERKLLKAQDELKIESDFRIPVVYVQEGNWARAMFQILPTALMIAGIVWLTRRSASAANGGRGGIFGMGKSKAKQFNTETAVKVNFKDVAGCDEAKEEIMEFVSFLKEPSRYEKMGAKIPRGAILSGPPGTGKTLLAKATAGEAGVPFYFVSGSEFVEMFVGVGASRVRDLFKTARENAPSIVFIDEIDAIGKARQKGNFSGANDERENTLNQLLVEMDGFTPADHVVVLAGTNRPDILDKALLRPGRFDRHVNIDKPELTGRQAIFEVHLHKIKLAGNIFDLKNRLAALTPGFSGADIANVCNEAALIAARNDSHSVKLEHFEQAIERVIGGVERKSKVLSPEEKRVVAYHEAGHAVCGWFLKYADPLLKVSIIPRGQGALGYAQYLPGDLYLLSEQQLNDRMTMSLGGRISEELHFSSVTSGGSDDFKKVTRMATAMVTELGMSPKIGWINYQKKDENDLTKPFSEETGNIIDSEVHRIVRECHARCTTLLKENADAVERIAQLLLKKEVLTREDMISLLGKRPFPERNDAFDKYLNESETDRIKKSEHHKDDATNVEP, translated from the coding sequence ATGTTAGGTATTTCACGGCCATACGCAAGGATAATAGCCAGGAAGTGGGTACACTCAAGAGCAGGTAGAGCTTTGGTGACCTCACATATAAGTCCATTGACTTACAACAGACAAATTCACACCTACTCTCCACTACTGCTAAAGCAAAACGATCACGATAACGACAGTCGGGACAAGGGCTCCAGAGACAAtgatcaaaagaaaaaagatgctgATGCTTCATCAGAGGACCttgaagcaattgaaaaggaagtaatgagatttttgaaggagGCCAAGAAAGGTACAAATGAAGATCTAGAGAGgcagaagaagaatttagatgaaaaaattaaacGATTGCAAGGGACAGTAGCAAGGCAGCAAGCTAGGTTGGATAAGGATGACAAATTGGTCGGAGAAAGTAAATCAGGTGCCACAAACAAGAATGAGGACccattcaattttcattCAAGACAGGCGGAAGAAATGCATAAAAGAATTAATGaccagaagaagaaagaatccGAAGACCTTAAGAAATCTTTAAACGATCCAAATGCATCGATGTCCAATAATATTGGATTTGTACAGGTAGGTTTGATATCGCTTTTACTCTCGTTTCTGCTTAATGTTTTCGCAGAAGCAGAAGAGCAACGTGAGATAACGTGGCAAGAATTCCGCGCTAAACTACTAGCAAAGGGCTATGTATCCAAGCTCATCGTTGTCAACAAATCATTTGTTAAAGTATTGCTAAATGATACGGGCAAGAATCAGCCAGAGAATAATGGACATGATTATTATTTCTTTACCATTGGCACAGTAGAAAGTTTTGAACGTAAATTACTGAAAGCTCAGGATGAATTAAAAATCGAAAGTGATTTTAGGATTCCCGTGGTGTATGTTCAAGAGGGAAATTGGGCTCGAGCAATGTTTCAGATCTTACCAACTGCTCTGATGATCGCCGGTATAGTCTGGTTAACACGAAGATCTGCATCCGCTGCTAACGGTGGTAGAGGAGGAATATTCGGTATGGGAAAGTCCAAAGCGAAACAGTTCAACACAGAGACTGCCGTTAAGgtcaatttcaaagatgtaGCTGGATGCGATGAAgctaaagaagaaattatgGAGTTTGttagctttttgaaagagccCTCAAGATATGAGAAAATGGGTGCAAAAATTCCAAGGGGTGCGATTCTGTCTGGACCTCCAGGTACTGGTAAAACTCTGTTAGCTAAGGCGACTGCAGGTGAAGCAGGTGTCCCCTTTTATTTTGTGTCAGGATCAGAATTTGTTGAGATGTTTGTCGGTGTCGGTGCCTCGAGGGTCCGTGATCTATTCAAAACTGCTAGAGAAAATGCACCATCTATCGTTTTCATCGATGAAATAGATGCAATTGGTAAGGCAAGGCAGAAAGGGAATTTTTCTGGTGCAAAcgatgaaagagaaaacaCATTAAATCAATTATTGGTTGAAATGGATGGTTTTACTCCGGCAGATCATGTTGTTGTTCTCGCAGGTACGAATAGACCTGATATCCTGGATAAAGCCCTATTGAGGCCAGGGAGATTTGATAGGCACGTGAATATTGATAAGCCAGAATTAACGGGTCGTCAAGCAATCTTTGAAGTCCACTTGCACAAAATTAAACTAGCAGGCAACATTTTTGACCTAAAAAATAGATTAGCCGCATTAACTCCTGGATTTTCTGGCGCTGATATTGCTAATGTATGTAATGAAGCTGCGTTAATCGCTGCAAGAAATGATTCGCACTCAGTAAAATTGGAGCATTTTGAACAAGCAATTGAGAGAGTTATTGGAGGCGTAGAAAGAAAATCCAAAGTGCTATCTCCAGAAGAAAAGCGTGTCGTTGCATACCATGAAGCGGGACATGCTGTATGCGGGtggtttttgaaatatgcgGATCCATTGTTAAAGGTAAGTATTATCCCTCGTGGTCAAGGCGCCCTCGGTTATGCGCAATATCTGCCAGGTGACTTGTATTTACTATCGGAACAACAGCTAAATGATAGAATGACTATGTCTCTTGGAGGCAGGATCTCGGAAGAATTGCACTTCAGTAGTGTTACTAGTGGAGGTTCAGacgatttcaaaaaagtgACCAGGATGGCAACTGCTATGGTTACCGAGCTTGGAATGAGTCCCAAGATAGGATGGATTAActatcaaaaaaaggatgaaaaCGACTTAACAAAACCGTTTTCCGAAGAAACTGGGAATATAATCGACAGTGAAGTTCACAGAATTGTACGGGAGTGTCACGCGAGATGCACTACTCTgctgaaagaaaatgccGATGCCGTTGAAAGGATAGCTCAattacttttgaaaaaagaagttctTACTAGGGAGGACATGATTTCTCTTCTTGGCAAACGTCCATTCCCGGAAAGAAACGATGCATTTGACAAATACTTGAATGAGAGTGAGACGGACagaatcaagaaaagcGAGCACCATAAAGATGATGCAACAAACGTAGAGCCATAA
- the VBA1 gene encoding Vba1p (similar to Saccharomyces cerevisiae VBA1 (YMR088C); ancestral locus Anc_2.473) has translation MEPLDETSYLLPREATEDHNELEEVYHRHNLSIPKGPILISLWLGSFISSLDGTVVANIMNRVAEEFSESDKKQWMATSFLLTNTAFQPLYGKLSDVTGRRFALLTAYFFFSIGCVFTCFAQNVTQFSIARAICGIGGGGMNACSSIIVSDICSAQERGIYQGYANIVFGLGQMLGGPLGGLFIGTIGWRAIFAIQVPIIILCTIIALFKLDIKLVHVPVGSKRFSAENLARIDIFGSLSLTATICGLIFLCSTDLNKLILTVITLLSFFLFMWIELYYAKERILPIELLKGSFGLCSIATLASSFIIFGDLFRSPIYLQLIHNIGVTKSGLYMVFPSISVAAGSLVTGAVLRRTKMNLATCSYLIASAGICLQLIGLVINSVLTSIVTPDSTSTNISPFLDELVSFSSDSVVWKIIYICASVFVGFGYACLLVATLVSIVFSVEKSQQATMTGIFYLWRSIGNVLGASLTLVVFENALGKMLWDYMFNKSDHGDYTFKEKEYTKLLKDSSYLRDHFSTAVVGGLLKVYKSALVMSYAPNIAVGIIGVTAAFILIRAHREAKTP, from the coding sequence ATGGAACCTCTTGATGAGACATCGTACTTATTGCCTAGAGAAGCAACAGAGGACCACAATGAATTGGAAGAGGTGTACCACCGTCACAATCTTTCAATACCAAAGGGCCCTATATTAATTTCCCTCTGGCTGGGAAGTTTCATCAGCTCATTAGATGGTACAGTTGTTGCCAATATAATGAATAGGGTGGCAGAAGAGTTCTCTGAATCCGATAAGAAACAATGGATGGCAACCAGTTTCCTTCTGACAAACACAGCATTTCAACCTCTCTATGGTAAGCTATCTGATGTGACAGGGAGAAGATTTGCTCTATTAACagcatattttttcttcagcatcGGATGTGTTTTTACTTGTTTTGCGCAGAATGTTACacaattttcaattgcaaGAGCTATTTGCGGTATTGGTGGCGGTGGTATGAATGCATGTAGTAGTATCATTGTCAGTGATATATGCTCAGCGCAGGAACGTGGTATTTATCAAGGCTACGCAAACATTGTCTTTGGTTTGGGACAAATGTTAGGTGGTCCATTAGGAGGATTGTTTATTGGCACAATCGGATGGAGAGCGATATTCGCTATTCAAGTGCCAATCATCATCCTATGTACCATTATCGCTTTATTTAAGCTCGACATCAAGTTGGTTCACGTACCGGTTGGATCTAAAAGATTCAGTGCCGAAAATTTGGCAAGAATTGACATTTTTGGCTCTCTATCATTGACGGCAACCATCTGTGGATtgattttcctttgttCTACTGATCTGAACAAACTCATTCTAACGGTGATCACATTGTTGagtttttttctgtttatGTGGATTGAACTGTACTACGCCAAGGAAAGAATTTTACCAATAGAGTTATTGAAGGGCTCTTTTGGCCTCTGCTCCATTGCGACACTTGCTTCCTCTTTTATCATCTTTGGGGACCTTTTCAGATCTCCAATATATTTACAATTGATCCATAATATCGGCGTAACTAAGAGCGGTCTGTATATGGTTTTCCCATCGATTTCCGTCGCAGCTGGTTCATTAGTTACGGGGGCAGTACTGAGGAGAACCAAGATGAATTTAGCGACCTGTTCGTATCTCATTGCCTCTGCAGGCATTTGTTTGCAATTAATAGGGTTGGTGATCAACTCAGTCCTGACAAGCATCGTTACTCCTGACTCTACAAGTACAAATATTTCACCGTTTCTTGATGAACTCGTCTCGTTTTCCTCCGACTCTGTCGTATGGAAAATTATTTACATCTGCGCATCTGTGTTTGTTGGCTTTGGCTACGCGTGTCTACTGGTAGCAACATTGGTGAGCATTGTTTTCTCAGTTGAGAAATCTCAGCAGGCCACCATGACCGGTATTTTCTACCTGTGGCGATCCATCGGTAATGTTCTCGGTGCTTCGTTGACTCTAGTTGTATTCGAAAACGCTTTGGGTAAAATGTTGTGGGACTACATGTTCAATAAATCCGACCACGGCGACTACACATTCAAGGAAAAGGAGTACACAAAGCTACTAAAGGATTCCAGCTATCTCAGAGATCACTTCTCCACCGCTGTGGTCGGCGGCCTACTAAAGGTTTACAAATCAGCTCTCGTGATGTCGTATGCGCCTAACATAGCTGTGGGAATTATCGGGGTGACAGCCGCGTTCATCCTAATCAGGGCTCACCGGGAAGCAAAGACACCTTAA
- the UTP15 gene encoding snoRNA-binding rRNA-processing protein UTP15 (similar to Saccharomyces cerevisiae UTP15 (YMR093W); ancestral locus Anc_2.469): MSSNRQRIVTSRAPVLPQQTTPEQRYWRQYASAQLVKEHNSVTHIAFNPQHPHDFAVTSSTRLQIFSSRTRQVIKTFSRFKDVVYSASFRNDGKLLCAGDATGLVSVYDSYNPRVLLLSINASTHPTHVTKFHSQDSKSLVTASDDRVTRLWDISHAYEPQLELTGATDYVRTLCFVPSAPHLVVTGSYDGFLRLYDTRSSGATPVHMFKHNDPVESVISIGPTQIISGGGSNFKVWDLASNKKLYERGNFNKTVTCLDYVENYEQGSHSALIASSLDGHVKVFDPLDNYRVKFGWKFSGAVLSCALSPSDAQGNKHLVAGMSSGLLAIRTKKKEKKEKVFDSEQIVLSVSKKSNNFQRMMRGSAYEGDQEHIIHNDKTKPQRRVRAFERNLNHFKWSEALDSAFVPGMAKELTLTVLEELRKRGKIRVALYNRDESSLEPLLNWCLKGIEDVRAAPVVSDWIAVVIELYGGVLESSPILKEMVLNMKNKVRQEVYKAKEAQKIEGMLQLLTS, encoded by the coding sequence ATGTCATCTAATAGACAGAGAATTGTCACATCCAGAGCACCTGTGCTACCGCAACAGACTACGCCAGAACAGCGTTACTGGCGTCAGTATGCTTCGGCACAGTTAGTGAAAGAGCATAACAGCGTGACACATATTGCTTTCAATCCTCAACATCCACATGATTTTGCAGTAACATCCTCCACTCGtctccaaattttttcatcaagaacTAGACAAGTTATAAAAACGTTTTCTCGGTTTAAAGACGTGGTATATTCAGCTTCTTTCAGAAATGATGGGAAGCTTCTATGCGCAGGTGATGCCACTGGATTAGTTTCCGTTTATGATAGTTATAACCCCAGAGTACTTCTACTGTCTATTAATGCGTCTACACATCCCACACATGTTACGAAGTTTCACAGTCAGGACAGCAAGAGTTTAGTGACAGCAAGTGATGACAGAGTTACTAGACTCTGGGATATTTCCCACGCATATGAACCACAATTAGAATTAACGGGTGCTACAGATTATGTACGCACGCTGTGTTTCGTACCCTCTGCGCCACATCTTGTTGTGACAGGATCGTATGACGGGTTTTTGAGATTATATGATACGCGATCCAGTGGAGCCACCCCAGTGCATATGTTTAAACATAATGATCCAGTAGAAAGCGTCATATCTATTGGGCCAACTCAAATTATATCTGGTGGTGGCTCTAACTTTAAGGTATGGGACTTGGCCAGTAACAAAAAGCTTTACGAACGTGGTAATTTCAATAAGACCGTCACTTGTCTTGATTATGTTGAAAATTACGAACAAGGAAGTCATTCGGCATTGATTGCCTCTTCCTTGGATGGTCACGTTAAAGTTTTTGACCCATTGGATAATTACCGTGTCAAATTCGGCTGGAAGTTCTCAGGAGCTGTGCTAAGCTGTGCTCTGTCACCTAGCGATGCGCAAGGAAATAAGCACTTAGTAGCAGGAATGTCGTCGGGTCTTTTAGCTATCAGAActaagaagaaagaaaagaaagaaaaagtctTTGACTCAGAGCAAATTGTTCTATCTGTTTCCAAGAAGAGTAACAACTTTCAAAGGATGATGCGTGGATCAGCGTATGAGGGTGATCAAGAGCATATTATACATAATGATAAAACAAAGCCCCAACGTCGCGTACGTGCATTCGAAAGGAACCTTAACCATTTTAAATGGAGTGAGGCATTGGATAGTGCATTTGTGCCAGGAATGGCAAAAGAGCTCACTTTGACGGTACTAGAAGAACTGCGTAAGCGTGGAAAAATCCGCGTTGCGCTTTACAACAGAGATGAATCATCCTTAGAACCTCTTTTAAATTGGTGCCTGAAAGGCATTGAAGATGTCAGAGCAGCACCTGTCGTGTCTGATTGGATCGCTGTAGTAATAGAACTGTATGGAGGAGTGTTAGAGAGTTCACCAATACTAAAAGAGATGGttttgaatatgaaaaataaagtAAGACAAGAAGTTTACAAGGCCAAAGAAGCACAAAAGATCGAAGGTATGCTTCAACTTCTAACCTCGTAA
- the SLD2 gene encoding Sld2p (similar to Saccharomyces cerevisiae SLD2 (YKL108W); ancestral locus Anc_2.468), with product MAPQIDELKIDLKKWEHSFIKDRGREPTKDDIKRLPDVKKLYKQYSALKKGNTSQDTKERVFAENRSPKKNLAASLESISLVELGPTPQIHGKAMSIFEMGISPIKQPNPMDETLDHPFAVVPTSKSGYFWSDRDDEKSVKRQLQFTDTIPNSSPFKNQQVHLRPKYYGPNSPLKLSDTNIELSLVQWQPIRGTPRKHKTDVNEINSFSPSPLVKRPLTKSLLELVQEQEAIVEEFKNMSAEHDSLMNLEQSTEPEELSEQETAGQGPSKPKRRILRRFAPAATHETVKRNISEELIKLKQRHVNEFYGNQVFAEPEESEQHEKDPNKAENTTVKKTVKRKNKKYNLVSNNFKRLRLPKKGSSKKFWGKRRR from the coding sequence ATGGCACCACAAATAGATGAACTGAAAATTGACTTAAAGAAGTGGGAACATAGCTTCATAAAAGACCGAGGAAGAGAACCAACAAAGGATGACATTAAACGATTGCCTGATGTGAAAAAGTTGTACAAGCAGTATTCTGCCTTGAAGAAAGGGAATACGTCACAAGACACCAAAGAGAGGGTATTTGCAGAAAATCGATCTCCAAAAAAGAACCTAGCAGCCTCTTTAGAAAGCATATCACTGGTAGAGTTGGGGCCGACACCGCAGATCCATGGCAAGGCAATGAGCATATTTGAGATGGGGATTTCCCCAATCAAACAACCCAATCCAATGGATGAAACACTAGATCATCCATTCGCTGTAGTTCCAACGTCTAAAAGTGGCTATTTTTGGTCTGATAGGGACGACGAAAAGAGCGTGAAGAGGCAACTGCAATTCACAGATACGATACCCAATTCATCGCCCttcaaaaatcaacaaGTACATCTCCGACCTAAATATTATGGCCCAAATTCCCCTCTAAAACTATCCGACACAAATATTGAACTCAGTCTTGTACAATGGCAGCCTATTAGAGGTACTCCGAGAAAGCATAAGACAGATGTCAATGAGATCAATTCCTTCAGTCCCTCTCCTTTGGTAAAGAGACCACTTACAAAGTCACTGCTTGAACTAGTACAAGAGCAGGAAGCTATTGTcgaagaattcaaaaatatgagTGCTGAGCACGACTCTTTAATGAACCTGGAACAGAGTACAGAACCGGAGGAGCTTTCCGAGCAAGAGACCGCTGGACAAGGTCCTAGTAAGcccaaaagaagaattctGCGAAGATTTGCGCCAGCTGCCACTCATGAGACtgtgaaaagaaacatttcggaagaattgatcaaattgAAGCAAAGACATGTCAATGAGTTCTACGGAAACCAGGTCTTTGCGGAACCTGAGGAGAGTGAACAGCATGAGAAAGATCCGAACAAAGCAGAGAACACGACTGTAAAGAAGACTGTAAAGCGGAAAAACAAGAAGTATAATCTGGTGAGCAACAACTTTAAGAGACTCAGATTACCAAAAAAGGGCTCTTCCAAAAAGTTTTGGGGTAAGAGAAGAAGATAA
- the AIP1 gene encoding Aip1p (similar to Saccharomyces cerevisiae AIP1 (YMR092C); ancestral locus Anc_2.470), giving the protein MPSIQFDSVIPPQPATQRNFTTHLSYDEASNAIAYPCGKSAFVRFFDEDEIAIQFTGHGTASVTVVRFSPIKGSQYICSGDDSGKVIVWGYARDEKSKSIQTTIKSEFQVLAGPITDISWDFEGRRLCVVGEGRDKFGAFISWDSGNTLGEISGHSQRINACHFKQSRPMRAITVGDDGAVVFYQGPPFKFITSDRVHHDQGKFVRDVQFSPGNGEYAITVGYDRKIVCFDGKTGEFVKYVEDKKNGEEIGGGIFALSWIDGDRFVTASADGCIRVWAVKSSKIVQKWQFSGKSLENQQVGVVAIKNDQIVSLSLDGTLNFFRIGESSIVKTIKGHNKGITALTVSPLLSGSYDGRIMDWSTNPETMHNDHSNLIVAIDNSMPPKYASVSWDDTLKISGIPKYEFKGQPKVSSSANDSGIMAAVTDKDVLMILDSYKGEILHEISLTEPASAVGITGDVVAVGLAQSYNIQVFRASDLSVSYTLSTPLRANASCISISPSKKYLAAGDVMGKILLYDLETKNVTTSRWAFHTSRINAISWRPSDTDVEDLVATASLDTNIFIYSVKRPMRTIKYLNAHKDGVTAVLWDTSASLVTAGSDSCIKKWSVDFE; this is encoded by the coding sequence ATGCCGTCCATTCAATTTGATTCTGTAATACCGCCACAACCGGCTACCCAGAGAAATTTCACGACACACCTGTCGTATGACGAAGCTAGCAATGCAATTGCGTATCCATGTGGCAAATCTGCATTTGttcgattttttgatgaagatgaaattgcGATCCAGTTTACGGGCCACGGAACTGCGAGTGTTACCGTGGTAAGGTTCTCTCCAATCAAGGGCTCCCAATATATCTGTTCAGGTGACGATTCAGGTAAGGTGATTGTATGGGGATATGCACGTGATGAAAAGTCTAAATCTATTCAAACTACAATCAAATCCGAATTTCAGGTCCTTGCCGGGCCTATCACCGATATTTCTTGGGATTTTGAAGGGCGCAGGCTTTGTGTTGTCGGCGAAGGACGTGACAAGTTTGGTGCCTTCATATCTTGGGATTCCGGAAATACGCTGGGTGAAATATCGGGCCACTCTCAGAGAATCAATGCCTGCCACTTCAAACAATCGAGACCCATGAGGGCTATCACAGTGGGCGATGATGGCGCAGTTGTTTTTTATCAGGGACCACCTTTCAAGTTTATTACTAGTGATCGTGTGCACCATGATCAAGGTAAGTTCGTCAGGGATGTTCAATTTTCTCCTGGTAATGGTGAATATGCCATTACTGTTGGGTACGACCGAAAAATTGTTTGCTTTGATGGCAAGACGGGTGAGTTTGTGAAGTATGTTGAAgataagaaaaatggtgaagaaattggCGGCGGCATTTTTGCACTTTCCTGGATTGACGGTGACAGGTTTGTTACAGCAAGTGCTGATGGCTGCATCAGAGTTTGGGCGGTtaaaagttcaaaaattgtcCAAAAGTGGCAATTCTCTGGCAAAAGCTTAGAAAATCAGCAGGTAGGCGTCGTAGCAATTAAAAATGACCAAATCGTCTCGCTTTCGTTGGATGGAAccttgaattttttcaggaTTGGTGAAAGTTCCATAGTGAAAACTATAAAAGGTCACAATAAAGGAATCACGGCACTGACAGTGAGCCCTCTACTTAGCGGCTCTTATGACGGGAGAATAATGGACTGGAGTACTAATCCGGAGACAATGCATAATGATCACTCCAATCTCATTGTCGCTATCGATAACAGCATGCCACCCAAATATGCAAGTGTTTCTTGGGATGATACTTTAAAGATTTCCGGAATTCCCAAATATGAATTCAAAGGTCAACCAAAAGTAAGTTCGTCTGCCAATGACAGTGGAATTATGGCTGCCGTGACCGATAAAGAtgttttgatgatattaGACTCTTACAAGGGAGAAATTCTGCATGAAATAAGTTTGACTGAACCAGCATCAGCTGTCGGGATTACAGGAGATGTAGTCGCTGTTGGTCTCGCACAATCTTATAATATACAAGTTTTCAGAGCATCTGACCTGTCTGTCAGCTACACGCTGAGTACACCACTTCGTGCTAATGCGTCATGCATTTCCATTTCCCCTTCCAAAAAGTATTTAGCTGCCGGGGACGTAATGGGTAAGATTCTACTCTACGACTTGGAGACCAAGAATGTCACCACTTCCAGATGGGCTTTCCATACAAGCAGAATCAATGCCATCTCATGGAGACCAAGTGATACAGATGTAGAAGATCTAGTTGCGACGGCCTCCTTAGAtaccaatattttcatttattcTGTCAAAAGACCTATGAGAAcaatcaaatatttgaacgCCCATAAGGATGGGGTTACTGCTGTGCTATGGGACACTTCAGCTTCTTTAGTAACAGCTGGGTCCGATTCCTGTATCAAAAAGTGGTctgttgattttgaatag